A stretch of Bos indicus isolate NIAB-ARS_2022 breed Sahiwal x Tharparkar chromosome 24, NIAB-ARS_B.indTharparkar_mat_pri_1.0, whole genome shotgun sequence DNA encodes these proteins:
- the LOC139179503 gene encoding GTP-binding nuclear protein Ran-like, giving the protein MKFNVWDTAGQEKFGGLRDGYYIQAQCAIIMFDVTSRVTYKNVPNWHRDLVRVCENIPTVLCGNKVDIKDRKVKAKSIAFHRKKNLQYYDISAKSNCNFEKPFLWLARKLTGDPNLEFVAMPALALPEAVMDPALAAQFEHDLEVAQTTALPDEDDDL; this is encoded by the coding sequence ATGAAGTTCAATGTGTGGGATACAGCTGGTCAGGAGAAATTTGGTGGACTGAGAGACGGCTATTACATACAAGCTCAGTGTGCCATTATAATGTTTGATGTAACATCGAGAGTTACTTACAAGAATGTGCCTAACTGGCATAGAGATCTGGTACGAGTATGTGAGAACATCCCGACTGTGTTGTGTGGCAACAAAGTGGATATTAAGGACAGAAAGGTTAAGGCAAAGTCAATTGCCTTCCACCGAAAGAAGAATCTTCAGTACTATGACATTTCTGCCAAAAGTAACTGTAACTTTGAAAAGCCCTTCCTCTGGCTTGCTAGAAAACTGACTGGAGACCCTAACTTGGAGTTTGTCGCCATGCCTGCTCTTGCCCTGCCAGAGGCGGTCATGGACCCAGCCTTGGCAGCACAGTTTGAGCACGATTTAGAGGTTGCTCAGACAACTGCTCTCCCGGATGAAGATGATGACCTGTGA